In Alkalihalobacillus sp. AL-G, the genomic stretch ATACCCGACAGCGGAATCGACACGCATCATCGGTACCCAGCCTTTACCACGCCAGTTCTTTTGCTGGAGCCAGTAGCCGTAGGATGCCATTGTGATCGTTCCACCCACACCGCCAAGTAATCCTAACACGAGCAATAATGATCCACTTTCAATTCTTGGAATCAAAAGACCTGAGAATAGGTTGCCGACATCAGGTGCAACAAGAATTGCCGAACCAACTACGGTGATGAACATGACACCAATCAAGAAAATCATGATTTTCTCGAAGAATCCATAACGTCCTGTCCATACGAGTATAAACCCAGCTAGTCCATGGATGATTGCCCAAGCCCACAGGGGCATGACTGGAAACATCGTATACATCATCAGCGCACTTGTAGACATGGCCGCAGCACCATAACTGAAGCCCCATAAAATCGAGTAAACTCCAAAGTAACCTGTTGCCCATTTTCCGAGTGAGCGCCAGCCTTCCAGCATCGTTGAGCCAGTAGCAAGGTGCCAGCGTCCCATCCCTTCAGTCAGATAAAATTTTAATATGGAACCTAAAAGTATTGCCCAACCGTACGTCATACCGAACGCTGCACCTGCTACAAGCGCCGCAATCAAATCACCCGTACCTACACCAGTAGCAGCGGTAACAAAACCAGGTCCAACCGTTTTTAATTTCCCTCCGAACGTCGTCGGCGGTACTGGTTGACTTTTCGTATTTCCTTGCGCATTCTGAACTGTTTCTGTGTTCACCTTGATCCCTCCCAAAATTAATTTTAATTCCAAATAAAATACATTATAAATACCTTTGCTTTACTTTTTGGAGGTGATCACGCATAGCATCCCTTGCCGCTTGGGGATCACCTTCCTTGATCGCTTCATAAATTTGTAAATGTTCATGGAGGATTTCCTTGCTCTTTCCTGGGACTTCCAATGTTTTCGTCCGGCTCTCTTCCAACCCTGCAAAAAGCTCGCCTGAAACCATATCCATAACTCTGAAAATCAAGGAGTTTCGTGCTGCCTTCGCAATGCAAATGTGGAACTGATAATCCTCATCTGCAGCCAACGTTTTGTTTCGAACTGCCTGTTCCAACCGCTCGTACGCTTTCCCAAGCAATTCAATGGTTTTCTTATCGCTTCGCACCGCGGCATAATACGCTGCATCCCCTTCAATCGACTGTCTTAATTCCATGAGCTCGACCATATTGACCGATCGTCCTTGTAAAATTGTATTGATTTTTTCAAGAATGTCTTCTTTACTGTTCTTTAATAAATAAACGCCGCTGCCTTGTTTAATTTGTACAACCCCGGCGGCTTCCAATACGCTGAATGCCTCCTTCACGGAGGTTCTTGACACACTTAACGTACTTGCCAACACTCGTTCAGACGGCAACTTTTCTCCTGGGAGAATACCTCCTCCTTTAATCGCCATTTGGATCTGTTTAACAATGTGCTGATAAAGCCGTTTCTTTTTGATAGGCGATAGATTCATAACTTACAAACACCCTCTCAAAAACTTAACTGGGCAAGTGGATGGTCCAGTTGTATACACTCTAGTATAAAAACGCTTACATTTCAACAATATTCAGAAAATAAATGCTTCCTTTCTACTCATAAAGCTATAATGTTCAAAGTACAGTGCTTTATATCAGACTTTCAGATCAATATATAACTCTTCTAAGCTACTATTTTCCTATTATCATTAATTTCAGAATAGTCTTTAAAAGTAGACTATGTTACAATTATTAAAAATACTGTTACAACAAACTTCGAGCAAGGAGTATTTCAATGATTAAATTTGAAAACGTAAACAAATGGTTTGGGGACAATCATGTACTCAAAGACATTAATATGGAAATTGAAAACGGTGAAGTGGTTGTCGTCATCGGCCCTAGTGGGTCTGGCAAAAGTACTCTGATCCGCTGTATCAATGGACTTGAAGGATTTAAGGACGGACAAGTCGTTGTCAATGACCACAGCTTAAGCGATAAAAAGATTAAATTGAATGAATTCCGAAAAGACATCAGTATGGTATTTCAGCATTTTAATCTTTATCCACATATGAGTGTCCTGGACAACGTAACATTTGCCCCGCGTAAGGTTTTAAAGCTGCCTAAATTAAAGGCGGAGGACGAGGCTAAACACTATCTTGATAAAGTTGGCATTTTAGAAAAAGCAAGTGCACGCCCTTCTCAGCTATCTGGTGGCCAACAACAACGTGTAGCCATTGCTCGAGGACTCGCGATGAAGCCGAAGATTCTATTGTTCGATGAACCGACCTCTGCACTCGATCCTGAGATGATTAATGAAGTATTAGAGGTTATGAAACTATTAGCAAAAGAAGGTTCAACGATGGTTGTCGTCACGCACGAAATGGGATTTGCTCGTGAGGTGGCAGACCGGGTTATTTTTATGGATGAAGGACAAATTGTTGAGGTGAATACGCCAGAGGAGTTCTTCACCAATCCGAAGGAAGACAGGGCAAAGAACTTCTTAAGCAAAATCTTGTAATCAGCGCCCTTCTCATAAATTACATTTAATAATAAGGGGGATTTACCGTGAGACGAACGTTAATGGTCATGTTAGCAATGATACTTAGTTTTAGTTTCCTTTTAGCAGCATGTGGAGGGGACGGTTCTGGCGATGTTGAAGCTGGTACATTAGATGGTATTAAAGAGAGAGGTAAGTTGGTTGCTGGCGTAAAATATGACGTTAAGCTGTTTGGCTTAAAGGATCCTGAATCAGGTGATGTAAAAGGCTATGACATCGACTTGATGAAAGCCTTAGCAAAACACATTTTCGGTGAAGACAAGGATATTGATGAAATTCTTGAACTTGTACAGGTTAACTCAAAAACGCGTATGGAAATGGCATCCAGCGGGGAAATCGACCTTGCTTCAGCAACCGCGACGATTACCGCTGAGCGTGAGGAAACGGTTGACTTCAGTAACGTGTATTTCGTTGCAGGTCAATCACTCCTTGTCAAAGAAGGCAGTGATATCAAGAGTATTGAAGACCTCGGTGCAGATACCACGGTCATTGCTGTAAAAGGATCGACAAGTGAAAAGAACATCAGGGAAAAAGCTCCGGATGCTAAAGTAAGCTTGTATGACGATTATGCTCAAGCATTTACTGCGTTGAAATCCGGGAAAGGTGACACACTTACGACGGATAACGCGATCCTTGCTGGTATGCATAAGCAAGACCCAAGTTATGTTTTAACAGGTGGTTTATTTACAGAAGAGCCATACGGAATGATCTTCAATTCTGAGGATGACGAATTCAGAGAATATGTAAATGACTTCTTAAATGAAATGAAGGAGTCTGGTGAATTAGCGGAAATCCATAAAAAATGGTTTGGCGAAGCACCACCAGAAAACATTTTAAAAGAAAATCCTCACCTTAATTAAGAAAAGCGGAAGTGAAGTGGAGCTAGATATTATATCTTAGCCGTAAATTCATACGTTTAAATCGGGGTTGGTGTATTCCACCGACCCCATTTTAATTGCTCGTTAGGGTATAACTTTTCAACAAGAAGAATCTCGGCGCTGGAGAAAAGTTTACGTCCCAAGTATAAGCGCAAGGGCTTTATGGGAGGCCTTGGTCATACCCTTAGGTGCATCCCTTTAGGGACCAAGTTTTCTTTAGCATTGGGTATGTAAGATGGCCTATCAAAATAAAGGGGGAGAAAAATGGATGTAGAAAGCTTTGTGACCGTATTATCTCACATCGATCAATACTGGTCAGGGTTCGTCCGTACCCTTACAACAAGTATCGCAGCACTTATTATGAGTTTCATACTCGGTTTTACGATCGCGTCATTACGTGTATCCGGTATAAAAATCCTTGCATTTTTTGCAAGGTGGTACGTTGAATTTCTAAGAAATACACCGCTGCTTGTGCAAATCTTTTTCTTATATTATGCTTTGCCGCAGTTGAACATCGGATTTTTGAATTTATCAGGCTTTCAGGCGGGGATGTTAGGTCTTACCTTTTATACCGCAGCATATATAGCTGAAATTGTCCGTGCAGGTATCCAAACCGTTCACAGCGGACAAATGGAGGCTGCACGATCATCAGGATTGTCGTATTTTCAAGCTATGGTCCATATTATACTTCCTCAAGCCTTTCGTATTGTCATTCCGCCGCTAGGAACACAATTTATAAACCTTGTGAAAAACTCTGCTGTCCTGACATTCTTTGCAGGCTACGACTTGATGTATGTTGCCGATTCACTACAGGGGAGCACGGGAGAAGTTTTCGCAGTGTATATCATAGCAGGTGGCTTTTACTTGATGATGACGATACCTTTGAGTGTCCTTGTGAATTTCCTTGAAAGAAAATTGCTCGTTTAAGGAGGGATGTATATGGAAACAATTTTTGAGGCTTACAGCTGGGGAAACTTACAATTTTTGGGCAAAGGTATACTGATGACCCTCTTGTTAGCACTTGTTGCAATTACATTAAGCTTTGTCATAGGTGCATTATTAGCCATTTTTCGTTATAGTAAAACCCCTGTAATCGGACATCTCTCCTTTTTATATGTGGAGATTGTTCGGAACACACCATTGATTTTGATCTTGTTCTTTACGTATTTCGGGCTGCCAGAGCTTGGGGTCGATGTAAATCTGTTTTGGAAATTAGCGATTGCGTTGATCATATTTGAGATCAGCCAGCTTGCCGAAATTGTGCGTAGTGGATTCAATTCCATCGAGAAAGGGCAAATTGAGGCTTCTCGTGCTCAAGGGCTTAGTTACATACAGACACTTACATTCATTATTATTCCTCAAGCGTTTAAACGGATGATCCCCGCAATCGTTGGTCAGTTCATCACAATTGTGAAGGACACATCCTATACGGCCATGTTCGGTCTTCTTGAGATATTGAACTCGGCGAAAATCATTTGGAATCAGGATTTCGATTATATATTTCCGATCATTATTGCCGTTGCCATCATTTATTTTGTTATCAACTTTTCGCTCTCCACATTCAGCATAAGGCTGGAGAAAAGGTTGAGCTAGCAAGTAGAAAGGGAGTTCCGCCATTTATGGTGGAACTCCCCTTTTTATTTAGAAAGGAATTTTTTATTATATGCGGAATTTTCCTTAATTTGTTGTTTTTCGCCTTGACCAACACATACTGTGGTACCTCAAGTTTCTTTGCCACCTCAGGTTATTCACCTTGTAGCAATAAAAAACTGCCTCATGCTCGCAAGCAGGGACAGTTTTAGGTATGATTTGCAGTTTTTAAACGGAAAGTATCTCTACCGGGAATCCGACAAACAGCCCTGTTTCAATAACACCTGGGATGCTTTTGATTTCTTTTTCGTAGCTATTTGGAATTTCTTTAAAGCGGACATCCAGAATGATATTGCCTGCCTCGGTTAGGACAGGGCCATCCTTGGAAACAGCTAAACGCAGATTGACTTCTGTCGCTCCTAATTTATCGAGTTCCACTTCCACTAAGTTAACGGCTCTTGGGTCAACCTCAACTGGTACGGCAAACTTTTCGCCAAGCTTAGATACAAACTTCGATTGATCAACGAGGATATAGTTTTCAGAAGAGCTTTTCATTACGATTTTCTCGGCAAACATAGCGCCGCCTCTACCTTTTATCAGGCTTTTGTTCGGGTCAACCTCATCAGCACCATCAAACGCCCAATCCGGTTTCGCATTCAATAACGTTGTTGTCGGAATCCCTAAGATCGAGCAGGTTAGAGAAACCTCATGAGATGTAGGGATCGCCAGAACGTTCAACCCCTCTACTTTTACCTTTTCACTGATTGCTTGAAGGGCTAGAAATGACGTAGATCCAGAACCGACTCCAATCACATCTCCATCCTTCACTCTTTCTGCAACCTTTTGAGCAACTTTTTCTTTTTGTTCCTTATTGGATATTTCACTTGACCATTGTAATGTCGTCGCAATCTTGTTTTCCCAATTCATATCCTTAAATCCTCACCTTTTCATTTAGTGCTTTTCTAGTATCGACACTATTATCGAAATTATTATATCATAGTTGCCTATTGGTTGAGATACAGCAAAGTCAGGTTAGAAATGGTATTATTGATTCAAAGTAATCTTACAATAATTTTTGATTGAGAGGAGTGTTCTAGTTGGTTATCCAGCCAAATATGACACCAAAATCCATTGTGCTAATATGGCCAGAAACTGAAGATATCTTTGAACAGTTTAAGCTTGAAACCAAAGATCGACCATTAGAAGAGCTTTGCAACAATATTTTACTCGCAAAATTATTGCAAACTCTAAATGAAACCATCGGCAGTTCAAGTGCGACATGCATCGAGGGTGGCTGACAACTTAAATGAGAGGCAGGTTGCTTCTATAAAGTAAAGGACCAATCCAAAACATCGGTATACGTAGATGTTTGGTCAGCCCCTTTGATTTTGATCATTTTTTTGAAAGTAAGTCTTCACGTATTGGATTAAACGTATCCAAGATAACGCAATCCTCTATTACTCTTACCTGATGTGCTTTGTCTGAATCGATGTGCAAAACGTCACCCTGATTTAAGACTGTTTTTACACCATCGACCTCAAATTCCACTGTTCCTTTTTCAATATAGCTCATTTGTTCCTCAGGATGTTGATCGATGTTGCTAATAAACCCCTCTTGCAACTCTACTCTCACTAACATCAAAGAACCTTTTGCGCTTAAAATTTCTCTCTTTATCATCTCTATATTCCCTTCAGTTATTGCTTCTCTTAGAATATTTGTGGATTAATCATTTTAGGGACAAAAAACGCAATGTCTGGGAAAAAGGCGATGAACACTAATACAACAAGTACAATTAATATATACGGAAGTACCGCATACAAGGATCGATCAATCGATAAATCACCTATTTTAGCAGCTAGCAATAGACACAATCCATACGGGGGTGTAACAAGACCCACTGCTAACGTAATAACAACAATCAATCCAAGATGAACGGGATCAATTCCAAATTGTAATGCTGTCGGTAAAATGACCGGTACAAAAAGAATCATGGCAGGGATCGCATCCATAAACGTTCCGATAAACAGAAAGAATGCAATAATGATAATGATAAATAACCACTGGGATCCTATGTTGTTTTCGAAGAACTCTTGGGCTACAATCCCTAATCGATAGTAGCTCATTAACTCACCTAAAGCACTTGCTGCAGCTAGCGCGAAAAGGGAGAGCGAGCTTAAAGCTAAAGTATCAATTAATATTTTCGGTAAATCACTTAGTTTAAGCGTTCTATATATGAACATGCTTATGAGCAGTGTGTACAAGGAAGCGACTGCTGCTGCTTCTGTTGCTGTGAAAAACCCGCTGATTATCCCACCAATAATGATAATCGGAGTAAACAAGGCAGGAATCGTTTCGATCACTAGTTTCAAGAACTTTGATACAGCAACCCGGTCATATCTCGGGTAATCTTTCTTAATTGCCATAATATAGATGAAGATCATCATTCCAAGTCCGATCAATATTCCTGGAACAATCCCCCCAAGAAACAAAGCACCGACCGATGCGTTCGTCAGACCGGCAAAAATAATCATTGGGATACTTGGTGGAATGACGACTCCGATTGTTGATGAAGCTGCTGTTACTCCTACTGCGGTCTCTTTGTCATATCCTTTTTTTTGCATGCTCGGGATAAGGATTTTCCCAACTCCAGCAGTATCAGCTTGAGCAGCTCCGGAAACCCCTGCGAACATCATCGACACTAAAACGTTCGCATGTGCTAATCCACCTCTGATGGGTCCGACAATAGCTAGAGACAGCTCAATCAGCTTTTCTGAAATTTTACCAGAATTCATTAAATTAGCTGCTAATATGAAAAGGGGTACCGCAAGTAACACGAACGAGTCTAGACCATTCAACATTTTCATCGGAACTGTTAACTCTGGTATATACGGAATATTAGAAATACCAAGTAACGCTACGATTCCAATAACAAATGCAATCGGGATACCAATAAGCATTAAAATTATAAAAAGAGCCAGTAAAGCAAACCCCATTACTCATGCACCCCTTTCTGTCTTAATCCTTTGAAATGGTCCAGTAAGTGGGAAAATGAATAAATGAACATCGTGCATGCCATGATCGGCACAGAAATCCAAACATAGCCCATTTTCACTTCTGGTAACGAGACCCAATTATAGTTCCAGAACTTCTGTACAACCTCCACACCGTAATAGAAAATAGCGATGTTAAAAAGAATTAGAATGATATCGTTAAAAATACTCAACATGAGTCTTGGCCGATGTTTCAGCTTTCTTTGAAAAAAATCAAAATTAAAATGTTCCCTTCGATTCACCATTACAGCTGCACCCATAAATACAGCCCAAATAAAGGAATAGTTGGCCACTTCCTCTGTCCAAATTGCTGCTATGCCTAAATGCCTGGTTGTAATTTGTATCATAATTGTAATAAAGAAAATTGATAAAAAAATAACGCCTACGGTTATCTGGGCTTTTTCAAGAATCTTGATAAAACGCTGCACAGTTCTCCCCCCTCTATGAAAATATAAGTTAAGGACACGGTCGTGCCCTTAACCTGAATCTATCATCTTTACTTTAAATTTCTTACCTTTTCCAGTAGATCCTCTATGCCCATTTCTTTCGCTGCTTTATCCTGTAGTGGAGTAGCTAATTCAATGAAAGGTGTTCGATCGATTTCATTCACTTTTGCACCTTCGTCAATTGCCTTTTGTTTATACTCTTCTTCTTGGTCATAAAGTGCTTGTCTTTCAGCTTTAACGGATGCCTCGGCAGCTTTTAAAATGATTTCTTGTTGTTCTTTCGTATATGAATCGAACTTATTACCATTCACTAATAGGAATCTAGTTGTATAATCGTGACCTGTTTCTGTAATGAACTTCCCGTTAGCAGTTGAATGGTGGTTCTGCTGGACGAAATATGGGTAAGCATTTTCTGCAGAATCGACAACATCTTGTTGTAATGCTTGGTATAATTCTCCCCATGCAACTGAAGTAGGGATAGCGCCTGTGCTCTTCCAATAGTCAGCTACGACACCTGATGTTTGGGTTCTAATTGTAACCCCTTTCAAATCATCCATTGAATTAAGTGGCTTTTTACCATAATAATGTCTTACACCTGCAGTCCAGTATCCGATCAATTTAAAATCATTGTTTGACTTTTCATTGATGATGCTAGCCATCTTTTCTCCTACTTCTCCGTCTACCACGGCTTCCCAATGATCATAGCTATCAAATAAATATGGAAGTGCGAACAAATTAACTTCCTCAATTCCGGTTTGCGTCATGAATCCTGGTGAAACAAGTACAACATCCGCAGCTCCCAGCTTCAACTTCTCTACAAGCTCAGATTCCTCTGTTCCAATCGTACCAGCATGGACCTCTACTTCAATTGCTCCATCCGACTCACTTTCAGCAACTTCCTTGAATTTCAATAAACCTGTTTGATATGGGTTTTCAGGCGAAGTTTGGTTATGAGCGGCAATGATTTTTATTTTACCTTCGTTTTCACCTGAATCATTAGTTCCCTCTTCATTGCTACATCCTGCTAAAAATACAAAAACAGATAATAATAATGCGATTGGTAATGAAAATAGTTTTTTCATTTATAGATCTCCTCTCAAATTTAAAAATCCTATTGTGAATTCGGTAAATTAAACATTTACTTCCTTGAGTTTACTTACGTACTTGGCGGCGTTTTTAGTAAGGTTAGAAAAATCATTTTCTGTCTTCAGTTTCTTACAATCTACTAAGTTGCTACCAATACCGACCGCAACACCTCCTTGATTGAGATAGTCATTCATGTTTTCCAGGTTGATCCCTCCAGTAACCATCAGCGGTATACTAGGTAATGGGCCGTGGATACTTTTTATATAAGCAGGTCCAAAAGCATTTGCAGGGAAAATTTTAATCATATCTGCTCCATGTTCATAGGCTGTTAGAATCTCGGTAGGTGTCAGCGAGCCTGGAATACAAACAACACCATATCGTTTAGTTAATTTGATCGTTTCTAGATTTAATGTAGGCGAAACGATAAACTGAGCTCCTGCCATGATGACGGATCTAGCAGTCTCAGGATCAAGAACGGTTCC encodes the following:
- a CDS encoding amino acid ABC transporter permease, producing METIFEAYSWGNLQFLGKGILMTLLLALVAITLSFVIGALLAIFRYSKTPVIGHLSFLYVEIVRNTPLILILFFTYFGLPELGVDVNLFWKLAIALIIFEISQLAEIVRSGFNSIEKGQIEASRAQGLSYIQTLTFIIIPQAFKRMIPAIVGQFITIVKDTSYTAMFGLLEILNSAKIIWNQDFDYIFPIIIAVAIIYFVINFSLSTFSIRLEKRLS
- a CDS encoding bifunctional 4-hydroxy-2-oxoglutarate aldolase/2-dehydro-3-deoxy-phosphogluconate aldolase; the encoded protein is MSVISEIKENKIVAVIREADVQTIEPIVGALYNGGVKVIELTAETKNITAIIDKVVQSFGDRIIVGAGTVLDPETARSVIMAGAQFIVSPTLNLETIKLTKRYGVVCIPGSLTPTEILTAYEHGADMIKIFPANAFGPAYIKSIHGPLPSIPLMVTGGINLENMNDYLNQGGVAVGIGSNLVDCKKLKTENDFSNLTKNAAKYVSKLKEVNV
- a CDS encoding TRAP transporter substrate-binding protein encodes the protein MKKLFSLPIALLLSVFVFLAGCSNEEGTNDSGENEGKIKIIAAHNQTSPENPYQTGLLKFKEVAESESDGAIEVEVHAGTIGTEESELVEKLKLGAADVVLVSPGFMTQTGIEEVNLFALPYLFDSYDHWEAVVDGEVGEKMASIINEKSNNDFKLIGYWTAGVRHYYGKKPLNSMDDLKGVTIRTQTSGVVADYWKSTGAIPTSVAWGELYQALQQDVVDSAENAYPYFVQQNHHSTANGKFITETGHDYTTRFLLVNGNKFDSYTKEQQEIILKAAEASVKAERQALYDQEEEYKQKAIDEGAKVNEIDRTPFIELATPLQDKAAKEMGIEDLLEKVRNLK
- a CDS encoding TRAP transporter large permease translates to MGFALLALFIILMLIGIPIAFVIGIVALLGISNIPYIPELTVPMKMLNGLDSFVLLAVPLFILAANLMNSGKISEKLIELSLAIVGPIRGGLAHANVLVSMMFAGVSGAAQADTAGVGKILIPSMQKKGYDKETAVGVTAASSTIGVVIPPSIPMIIFAGLTNASVGALFLGGIVPGILIGLGMMIFIYIMAIKKDYPRYDRVAVSKFLKLVIETIPALFTPIIIIGGIISGFFTATEAAAVASLYTLLISMFIYRTLKLSDLPKILIDTLALSSLSLFALAAASALGELMSYYRLGIVAQEFFENNIGSQWLFIIIIIAFFLFIGTFMDAIPAMILFVPVILPTALQFGIDPVHLGLIVVITLAVGLVTPPYGLCLLLAAKIGDLSIDRSLYAVLPYILIVLVVLVFIAFFPDIAFFVPKMINPQIF
- a CDS encoding FadR/GntR family transcriptional regulator, encoding MNLSPIKKKRLYQHIVKQIQMAIKGGGILPGEKLPSERVLASTLSVSRTSVKEAFSVLEAAGVVQIKQGSGVYLLKNSKEDILEKINTILQGRSVNMVELMELRQSIEGDAAYYAAVRSDKKTIELLGKAYERLEQAVRNKTLAADEDYQFHICIAKAARNSLIFRVMDMVSGELFAGLEESRTKTLEVPGKSKEILHEHLQIYEAIKEGDPQAARDAMRDHLQKVKQRYL
- the rpiA gene encoding ribose 5-phosphate isomerase A, with the protein product MNWENKIATTLQWSSEISNKEQKEKVAQKVAERVKDGDVIGVGSGSTSFLALQAISEKVKVEGLNVLAIPTSHEVSLTCSILGIPTTTLLNAKPDWAFDGADEVDPNKSLIKGRGGAMFAEKIVMKSSSENYILVDQSKFVSKLGEKFAVPVEVDPRAVNLVEVELDKLGATEVNLRLAVSKDGPVLTEAGNIILDVRFKEIPNSYEKEIKSIPGVIETGLFVGFPVEILSV
- a CDS encoding amino acid ABC transporter ATP-binding protein, yielding MIKFENVNKWFGDNHVLKDINMEIENGEVVVVIGPSGSGKSTLIRCINGLEGFKDGQVVVNDHSLSDKKIKLNEFRKDISMVFQHFNLYPHMSVLDNVTFAPRKVLKLPKLKAEDEAKHYLDKVGILEKASARPSQLSGGQQQRVAIARGLAMKPKILLFDEPTSALDPEMINEVLEVMKLLAKEGSTMVVVTHEMGFAREVADRVIFMDEGQIVEVNTPEEFFTNPKEDRAKNFLSKIL
- a CDS encoding amino acid ABC transporter permease; the encoded protein is MDVESFVTVLSHIDQYWSGFVRTLTTSIAALIMSFILGFTIASLRVSGIKILAFFARWYVEFLRNTPLLVQIFFLYYALPQLNIGFLNLSGFQAGMLGLTFYTAAYIAEIVRAGIQTVHSGQMEAARSSGLSYFQAMVHIILPQAFRIVIPPLGTQFINLVKNSAVLTFFAGYDLMYVADSLQGSTGEVFAVYIIAGGFYLMMTIPLSVLVNFLERKLLV
- a CDS encoding transporter substrate-binding domain-containing protein — encoded protein: MVMLAMILSFSFLLAACGGDGSGDVEAGTLDGIKERGKLVAGVKYDVKLFGLKDPESGDVKGYDIDLMKALAKHIFGEDKDIDEILELVQVNSKTRMEMASSGEIDLASATATITAEREETVDFSNVYFVAGQSLLVKEGSDIKSIEDLGADTTVIAVKGSTSEKNIREKAPDAKVSLYDDYAQAFTALKSGKGDTLTTDNAILAGMHKQDPSYVLTGGLFTEEPYGMIFNSEDDEFREYVNDFLNEMKESGELAEIHKKWFGEAPPENILKENPHLN
- a CDS encoding cupin domain-containing protein, which encodes MIKREILSAKGSLMLVRVELQEGFISNIDQHPEEQMSYIEKGTVEFEVDGVKTVLNQGDVLHIDSDKAHQVRVIEDCVILDTFNPIREDLLSKK
- a CDS encoding Nramp family divalent metal transporter; this translates as MNTETVQNAQGNTKSQPVPPTTFGGKLKTVGPGFVTAATGVGTGDLIAALVAGAAFGMTYGWAILLGSILKFYLTEGMGRWHLATGSTMLEGWRSLGKWATGYFGVYSILWGFSYGAAAMSTSALMMYTMFPVMPLWAWAIIHGLAGFILVWTGRYGFFEKIMIFLIGVMFITVVGSAILVAPDVGNLFSGLLIPRIESGSLLLVLGLLGGVGGTITMASYGYWLQQKNWRGKGWVPMMRVDSAVGYGITALFTLSLLIVGAEFLFGSGVEIKGEEGLVTLATLFAADFGSFAKWMFLIGAWSAAFSSLLGVWNGVPYLFADFVRIVRKKKNDADERAEKPVSQKDLAYRFYLCWLTFPPMLLLFFGKPVAIVIIYGALGALFMPFLAISLLWLLNSNRIDKDYQNGWVTNSVLTGCVLLFAYLGVMKLIDMF
- a CDS encoding TRAP transporter small permease, producing the protein MQRFIKILEKAQITVGVIFLSIFFITIMIQITTRHLGIAAIWTEEVANYSFIWAVFMGAAVMVNRREHFNFDFFQRKLKHRPRLMLSIFNDIILILFNIAIFYYGVEVVQKFWNYNWVSLPEVKMGYVWISVPIMACTMFIYSFSHLLDHFKGLRQKGVHE